One genomic window of Caballeronia sp. SBC1 includes the following:
- a CDS encoding NRAMP family divalent metal transporter, whose translation MDEPSQEYDAEGRDPVIGPTKPHLLGVLGPGLITGASDDDPSGIATYSQVGAAFGYGLSWTLLFSYPLMVAIQMISARIGRTTGHGIAGVLRLHYSTWLLQWIVVLLLIANIVNLGADLGAMADALALLLPGPKWLYVLLFSVICVAMQLLLQYSRYVAVLKWFTLSLFAYFAVLAVAHVNWGQLASNLFVPRPVWTSAYLTAVVAVFGTTISPYLFFWQSGEEVEDMRVHPRRLDLFDSPEQGPKALRRIEVDTLAGMGLSNLVALAILATTAATLHAGGIVDIETSAQAAQALRPIAGPFAALFFTVGLIGTGLLAVPVLAGSAAYAIGEARDWPVGFTRKMQEAKAFYATIAVATLIGMVINFTSINPIKALYWSAVLNGVVAVPVMFVMMKIVCRPDIMGKFAAKGWLRGLGWMATAVMLVISVGMVVTSI comes from the coding sequence ATGGACGAACCATCCCAGGAATACGATGCAGAGGGCCGCGATCCGGTGATCGGCCCGACCAAACCCCATTTGCTCGGCGTGCTGGGGCCAGGCCTCATCACAGGCGCCTCCGACGACGACCCTAGCGGCATCGCTACCTACAGTCAGGTGGGCGCGGCCTTCGGCTATGGACTGTCGTGGACGCTGTTGTTCAGCTACCCGCTGATGGTCGCCATCCAGATGATCAGCGCCCGCATCGGGCGCACGACAGGACACGGCATAGCAGGTGTGCTGCGTCTGCACTACTCCACGTGGCTGCTGCAGTGGATCGTCGTGCTTCTGCTGATTGCGAATATCGTCAATCTGGGTGCGGACCTGGGTGCCATGGCCGATGCCCTTGCACTATTGCTGCCCGGTCCCAAGTGGCTCTACGTGCTGCTGTTCTCGGTGATCTGCGTCGCGATGCAGCTCTTGCTGCAATACTCCCGCTATGTGGCGGTGCTGAAGTGGTTCACGCTGTCGTTGTTTGCGTATTTCGCCGTGCTGGCGGTGGCCCACGTAAATTGGGGCCAACTCGCCAGCAACTTGTTCGTGCCGCGTCCGGTGTGGACATCGGCCTATCTCACTGCCGTCGTGGCAGTGTTCGGCACGACCATCAGCCCCTACCTTTTCTTCTGGCAATCCGGTGAGGAAGTCGAGGACATGCGCGTGCATCCGCGGCGACTCGATCTATTCGACTCACCCGAACAAGGTCCCAAGGCGCTGCGTCGTATTGAGGTCGACACGCTTGCCGGCATGGGATTGTCGAACCTGGTAGCGCTTGCCATCCTGGCGACCACGGCGGCGACCCTCCACGCGGGTGGTATTGTCGATATTGAAACGTCGGCGCAGGCGGCCCAGGCTCTGAGGCCCATAGCCGGCCCGTTCGCCGCGCTGTTTTTCACGGTCGGGCTGATCGGAACCGGCTTGCTGGCCGTGCCTGTTCTTGCCGGGTCGGCGGCGTATGCGATTGGTGAAGCGCGGGACTGGCCGGTGGGCTTCACCCGCAAAATGCAGGAAGCGAAGGCCTTTTACGCGACCATCGCAGTGGCTACGCTGATCGGCATGGTCATTAACTTCACATCGATCAACCCGATCAAGGCACTCTACTGGAGCGCGGTGCTCAACGGCGTAGTCGCCGTGCCGGTGATGTTCGTGATGATGAAAATAGTGTGCCGTCCGGACATCATGGGAAAGTTTGCGGCCAAGGGCTGGCTGCGGGGGCTGGGCTGGATGGCGACGGCGGTCATGCTGGTGATCTCGGTGGGCATGGTGGTTACCTCGATCTGA
- a CDS encoding F0F1 ATP synthase subunit gamma: MSNKLSEVQARMNGVHGLESVVGAMRGIAAARSREARSRLDGIRACARIVSAAIGDALLLIDDPASQETASAGGKRDMAMVIVLCAQQGFVGTFNEHVIDTALASSTGAARASSTEYLLLGDRGIVAATERGLNVGWSAPMITHAGEVPALADRLTGVLFQRLVAGRTTSVSVIHATPNPTATVQTVEQTLLPFDYGRFSATSLATSSAASSANARRNPPLINLAPQRLLSQLAQEYIFAQLCEAIMLSFAAENEARMRAMIAARTNVHDKLEALTGDFRRLRQEEITSEIVELSAGSIAAGRPSQKPRSRSRPGSAPSF; the protein is encoded by the coding sequence ATGAGCAATAAACTCAGCGAAGTTCAGGCACGCATGAACGGCGTACACGGGCTTGAATCCGTGGTCGGTGCAATGCGTGGTATCGCTGCAGCACGCTCGCGTGAAGCGCGCAGCCGGCTGGACGGCATTCGGGCCTGCGCGCGGATAGTCAGCGCGGCGATTGGCGACGCGCTGCTGCTGATCGACGATCCGGCGTCGCAAGAAACCGCAAGCGCGGGCGGCAAGCGCGATATGGCCATGGTGATCGTCCTGTGCGCGCAACAGGGTTTTGTCGGCACGTTCAACGAGCATGTGATCGATACGGCGCTTGCATCGAGTACCGGGGCTGCGCGCGCTTCGTCAACGGAATACCTGCTGCTCGGCGACCGCGGGATCGTAGCGGCGACGGAACGCGGGCTGAACGTCGGCTGGTCCGCGCCCATGATCACCCATGCCGGCGAGGTGCCTGCACTCGCCGATCGCCTCACCGGTGTTTTGTTCCAGCGCCTGGTCGCCGGGCGGACGACCAGCGTGAGCGTGATCCACGCAACGCCGAACCCGACGGCCACCGTCCAGACCGTGGAGCAGACCCTGTTGCCGTTCGACTACGGGCGCTTCTCAGCTACGTCATTGGCTACGTCGTCGGCTGCGTCATCGGCGAATGCGCGTCGCAACCCGCCGCTCATTAACCTCGCGCCGCAGCGGCTGTTATCGCAGCTTGCGCAGGAATACATCTTCGCGCAGCTTTGCGAGGCCATCATGTTGTCGTTCGCCGCAGAAAACGAAGCACGCATGAGGGCGATGATCGCTGCACGCACGAACGTGCACGACAAGCTCGAAGCATTGACCGGCGACTTTCGCCGGCTGAGGCAAGAGGAGATTACGTCGGAGATCGTGGAGCTTTCCGCAGGAAGCATCGCCGCCGGCAGACCTTCACAAAAACCGCGTTCACGCAGCCGGCCCGGCTCCGCCCCCTCCTTCTGA
- a CDS encoding acetyl-CoA hydrolase/transferase family protein, producing MVEDRIRCKALLNKTMSSADAAKLIHDGMVVGMSGFTRAGDAKAVPAALAGRAQREGQPLRITLVTGASLGHNTDKILTDAGVLARRLPFQVDSTLRRAINEGRVMYVDQHLSETVELLRTNRLGSMDIAIIEAVAITETGGIVPTTSIGNSATFAACAQKVIVEINLAQPAALEGLHDIWLPADRPLREPLPIVRPDDRVGTQSIHVPPGKIAAIVVTNSPDSPSTVEKPDEDTARIAGHLIEFFQHEVSRGRLPRTLPPLQAGIGTIANAVLSGFASSPFEALTIYSEVLQDSTFELMDSGKVTFASGASITLSQDRQQQVFDNLSRYRDKLVLRPQEVSNHPEVIRRLGLIAINTALEVDIYGNVNSTHVGGTHMMNGIGGSGDFARNAAYAIFATKSVAKNGAISSIVPMVPHCDHNEHDVDVIVTEMGLADLTGLAPRERALQIIEHCAHPSYRDLLRDYYRDALRFGGHTPHNLATAFGLHTRFAATGTMRL from the coding sequence ATGGTGGAAGACCGCATTCGTTGCAAAGCACTGCTAAATAAAACCATGTCGAGTGCCGACGCGGCTAAGTTGATTCATGACGGCATGGTGGTCGGCATGAGCGGTTTCACGCGCGCCGGGGACGCCAAGGCGGTGCCTGCGGCACTTGCCGGGCGCGCGCAACGCGAGGGTCAGCCGTTGCGCATTACGCTGGTCACCGGCGCTTCGCTCGGACACAACACCGACAAGATCCTGACCGACGCCGGGGTGCTTGCACGAAGACTGCCGTTTCAGGTCGACAGTACACTGCGCCGCGCGATCAACGAGGGCCGAGTGATGTACGTCGACCAGCATCTGTCCGAGACGGTGGAACTGCTTCGCACGAATCGCCTCGGGTCAATGGACATCGCAATCATCGAGGCCGTCGCAATCACGGAAACCGGTGGCATTGTCCCGACTACGTCCATCGGCAATTCAGCGACGTTCGCCGCTTGCGCGCAGAAGGTGATCGTCGAAATCAATCTGGCGCAGCCCGCTGCGCTTGAGGGCTTGCACGACATCTGGCTGCCGGCTGACAGGCCGCTGCGCGAGCCTCTGCCCATTGTGCGTCCTGACGACCGCGTGGGCACGCAGTCTATTCATGTGCCGCCCGGAAAGATTGCCGCGATCGTTGTGACTAACTCCCCGGACAGTCCCTCCACGGTCGAGAAACCCGACGAGGACACCGCGCGCATTGCGGGCCATCTGATCGAGTTCTTCCAGCATGAAGTGTCGCGCGGGAGGCTGCCTCGAACGCTGCCGCCGTTGCAAGCCGGCATTGGGACGATCGCCAACGCGGTACTGTCCGGCTTCGCAAGCTCCCCCTTCGAGGCGCTGACGATCTATTCCGAGGTGCTGCAGGATTCGACCTTCGAACTGATGGATTCGGGCAAGGTGACGTTTGCCTCCGGCGCATCGATCACGTTGTCTCAAGACCGTCAACAGCAGGTCTTCGATAACCTCTCGCGCTACCGGGACAAGCTGGTGTTGCGCCCTCAGGAGGTGAGCAATCATCCGGAAGTAATCCGACGGCTTGGCCTGATCGCGATCAACACGGCGCTCGAAGTCGATATCTACGGCAACGTGAATTCCACCCATGTGGGCGGCACGCACATGATGAACGGTATTGGCGGGTCGGGAGACTTCGCGCGCAATGCCGCCTATGCCATTTTCGCGACCAAGTCCGTGGCGAAGAACGGCGCGATCTCCAGCATCGTGCCGATGGTGCCGCATTGCGATCACAACGAGCATGACGTTGATGTGATCGTCACAGAAATGGGGCTGGCCGATCTGACGGGCCTCGCGCCGCGCGAGCGAGCGCTGCAGATTATCGAGCACTGTGCGCACCCGTCTTATCGCGATCTGCTGCGCGACTATTACCGCGACGCGCTGAGGTTCGGCGGCCACACGCCGCATAACCTGGCGACAGCGTTCGGCCTGCACACGCGGTTCGCCGCGACCGGAACAATGAGGCTTTGA
- a CDS encoding DUF4148 domain-containing protein has product MKSLIQAVIAVAVLSAPIASFAQSNAPVTRAQVRAELAQLAQVGYHPGDGDNARYPADIQAAEARVAAQDSAATGYGGSTNGTSASGRPDVSAADWNAMYTR; this is encoded by the coding sequence ATGAAGTCCCTGATTCAAGCCGTTATTGCTGTTGCCGTGCTTTCCGCTCCTATTGCATCGTTCGCTCAGTCGAACGCGCCGGTCACCCGTGCGCAGGTTCGCGCGGAGCTGGCCCAGCTCGCACAAGTCGGGTATCACCCGGGTGATGGCGATAACGCGCGTTATCCCGCGGACATCCAGGCTGCGGAAGCACGCGTTGCTGCTCAAGACAGCGCGGCGACCGGCTACGGCGGCAGCACAAACGGGACGTCGGCTTCGGGCCGCCCCGACGTATCGGCGGCTGACTGGAACGCGATGTACACCCGTTAA
- a CDS encoding DnaJ C-terminal domain-containing protein, producing the protein MKFKDYYEALGVERTATLADIKKAYRKLAHKYHPDVSAEPDSEAKFKDVAEAYATLKDPEKREAYDNLGKHPAGESFTPPPDWQQHFHTGDAGLEDVDLADLFAAFGRGGSGGGHRRQSFPVPGQDYEIAAPVTLEQIHRGDEIELSAELPEYDANGLAHRVPRTFRITIPKSAANGQRLRLAGKGGPGFNGGRAGDLYVSLVLQPHPLYRPDGRDLYIDLPLAPWEAVLGASVHVPTLAGTVELSVKPGTTAGQKLRLAKRGLASADGNIGALYAVVRIEVPKTVGAREHELLQQLAAASNFNPRKHFA; encoded by the coding sequence ATGAAATTCAAGGACTATTACGAAGCCTTGGGAGTCGAGCGCACCGCGACACTGGCGGACATCAAGAAGGCGTACCGCAAGCTCGCTCACAAATATCATCCCGATGTCTCCGCCGAACCGGACAGCGAAGCGAAGTTCAAGGACGTCGCCGAAGCGTATGCCACGCTGAAAGACCCGGAAAAACGCGAAGCCTACGACAACCTCGGCAAACATCCGGCCGGCGAATCGTTCACGCCGCCCCCCGACTGGCAGCAACACTTCCATACGGGCGATGCCGGTCTCGAAGACGTCGACCTCGCGGATCTTTTTGCAGCCTTTGGCCGTGGTGGCAGCGGGGGTGGTCATCGCAGACAAAGCTTTCCGGTTCCCGGGCAGGACTATGAGATCGCCGCGCCGGTAACGCTTGAGCAGATCCATCGCGGAGACGAGATCGAACTGAGCGCCGAGCTTCCCGAGTACGACGCCAATGGCCTCGCACATCGCGTGCCGCGAACCTTTCGAATCACCATTCCCAAATCGGCGGCGAACGGCCAGCGGCTTCGGCTGGCCGGCAAGGGTGGCCCGGGCTTTAATGGTGGGCGGGCCGGCGACCTGTATGTGTCGCTCGTCTTGCAGCCGCATCCGCTCTACAGGCCCGATGGCCGCGACCTGTATATCGACCTGCCCCTCGCGCCTTGGGAGGCCGTGCTGGGGGCCAGCGTACACGTGCCCACCCTCGCCGGCACGGTGGAACTCAGCGTCAAACCGGGCACGACCGCCGGGCAAAAATTGCGGCTCGCCAAACGCGGACTGGCATCGGCCGATGGCAACATTGGGGCGCTGTATGCCGTGGTCAGGATAGAAGTGCCGAAGACGGTAGGCGCTCGTGAACACGAGTTGCTGCAACAACTGGCGGCGGCATCGAACTTCAACCCGCGCAAGCACTTCGCGTAA
- a CDS encoding LysR family transcriptional regulator, with protein sequence MDTLQNMRVFARVVESGSFTAAAISMNSSTGAMSRAVSELEEHLRTRLMTRSTRKLSLTTAGERYLKRCLQILADIDGAEEEASCAHEHPSGTLRMFSFASIGQHYVLPAIAQYRQQYPDVSVDLTLSQRMPDLFEGTSDVAIISAASLPDSEMVSQPLGATFSILCASPEYVRLQGMPERPADLARHQCLTLNTPAFPANEWTLDGPDGVQTMNISGPVQVNIAESLAVAIREGLGIGMLPLYAAVDGLRNGSLVRILDQHILQKTNIYALYASRRFVDAKTRTWIDFLRTYLPAMIARDEVVLADVAHGTPLQVNKTFPLVS encoded by the coding sequence ATGGATACGCTACAAAACATGCGCGTCTTTGCGCGCGTGGTTGAATCGGGCAGCTTCACGGCAGCCGCGATCAGCATGAATTCAAGCACCGGCGCGATGTCACGCGCCGTCTCCGAACTTGAAGAACATCTGCGCACGCGCCTCATGACGCGTTCCACCCGCAAGCTTTCGCTCACGACAGCGGGCGAGCGTTATCTGAAACGATGCCTGCAGATCCTCGCAGACATAGACGGTGCCGAAGAAGAGGCAAGCTGCGCGCACGAACATCCGTCAGGGACGTTGCGCATGTTCAGCTTCGCAAGCATTGGACAGCATTACGTGCTGCCCGCGATTGCGCAGTACCGGCAGCAGTATCCGGATGTCTCGGTCGACCTGACGCTGTCGCAACGCATGCCTGATTTGTTCGAGGGAACCAGCGACGTGGCGATTATCTCGGCGGCGTCGCTGCCGGACTCCGAGATGGTCTCGCAGCCGCTTGGCGCCACCTTCAGCATCCTGTGCGCATCGCCCGAGTATGTGCGTTTGCAGGGGATGCCCGAGCGTCCTGCTGATCTCGCGCGGCATCAGTGCCTGACGCTGAATACGCCCGCGTTTCCGGCCAATGAGTGGACACTCGACGGTCCCGACGGCGTTCAGACCATGAACATCAGCGGCCCGGTGCAGGTCAATATTGCGGAGTCGCTTGCGGTCGCGATCCGTGAAGGACTGGGCATCGGCATGCTGCCGCTATACGCGGCGGTCGACGGCTTGCGCAATGGCTCGCTGGTCCGCATCCTGGACCAGCATATTTTGCAGAAGACGAATATCTATGCGCTTTACGCATCACGCCGTTTTGTCGATGCAAAGACGCGGACCTGGATTGATTTCCTGCGCACTTACCTGCCCGCGATGATCGCCCGTGACGAGGTGGTGCTCGCCGATGTCGCTCATGGCACGCCGCTTCAGGTCAACAAGACTTTCCCACTCGTTTCATAA
- a CDS encoding chaperone modulator CbpM: MSTPLSESVWLNDVDVCQVEYLAEVSGLSIEEIEDLIDTDVIKPVDTAAPTRVFQLRYVVTVKTARRLRDDFELDRRGLALALSLLQRIDELQAEIHATKARLGHPRGIA; this comes from the coding sequence ATGAGCACACCATTGAGCGAGTCGGTCTGGCTTAACGACGTGGACGTTTGCCAGGTTGAATATCTGGCGGAGGTGTCGGGGTTATCGATTGAGGAAATTGAAGACCTCATTGATACCGACGTGATCAAGCCGGTGGACACAGCCGCGCCCACGCGCGTGTTTCAGTTGCGTTATGTCGTGACCGTGAAGACTGCACGGCGGTTGCGCGATGACTTCGAACTCGACCGGCGAGGTCTTGCGCTGGCGTTGTCGCTACTGCAACGAATAGACGAACTGCAAGCGGAAATACACGCGACGAAGGCGCGGCTCGGACACCCTAGGGGAATCGCGTAG
- a CDS encoding FUSC family protein, with protein sequence MNDEEVPESALDRVKDAARDWLATAAPTWLHLLKTFMAVASAMGLAMLLQLPQPRVAMTTAVVLMQPLAGMVLAKSVYRLFGTLLGAVAALVLGSVFVQQPEAYMAGLTGWVAVCTALAVRVRHFRWYGFVLAGYTAALIGIPAVTDPNGLLLASLNRAAEVTLGILCSGAISALIMPLRASTVFAAGLRRRDEDFKAFAANVLGRGVGRGAFEQRFGAWVDETIALDAQLRYAAYETPAMRAQSRRLARLNSEFLDACARLHALHQLLRRVLASDGAMLVTVISTPLDALAILLRTHDSFNHEAEFAGALQRFQAGTQETFRLGRARMESDAPTLLPDFDTAVELLFRFVDDFARYTRTHAAWKHNESLALPDRVTYPHMARTHVSVVLASLARTATTVALIGGFWIATAWPSGGMAVIAATLACGLCATSARPSRLALQMAAGAALAVVVGCGLTRYAYPAIDGFALLCAVLAPVVVLGTYVASHRQAGGFGTGFLVFFCLLAGPDNVMSYAPETLMNNGVAVVLALLAASLCFALVCPPNAAWLVERTQRELRAHVARACEARLVGLNHRFHASTHDLMYQLRGLLADRSREHRRALRWMLVTLEVGQAVIDLREAASSVASSAASGISIGEHRHGHLAMQSFRQAVSLLFTAPTDQHRIRALGAVVSALEAAQQSLGSCVAHGHEREVRRMVASLHSIRTALLDRDAPFNRR encoded by the coding sequence ATGAACGATGAAGAGGTGCCCGAGAGCGCGTTGGATCGGGTGAAAGATGCCGCCCGTGACTGGCTTGCAACCGCTGCGCCCACCTGGCTGCATCTGCTGAAAACATTCATGGCCGTAGCGAGCGCGATGGGCCTCGCCATGCTGCTTCAGTTGCCGCAGCCCCGTGTTGCGATGACTACCGCCGTCGTGCTCATGCAACCGCTGGCGGGCATGGTGCTCGCAAAAAGCGTGTACCGGTTGTTCGGCACGCTGCTGGGCGCGGTCGCCGCGCTGGTGCTCGGAAGTGTGTTTGTGCAGCAGCCAGAGGCCTACATGGCCGGGCTGACTGGATGGGTTGCCGTCTGTACGGCGCTGGCTGTGAGGGTTCGTCACTTTCGGTGGTACGGCTTCGTGCTGGCAGGGTACACGGCGGCGCTGATCGGCATACCGGCCGTGACCGATCCGAACGGCTTGTTGCTCGCCTCGTTGAACCGCGCAGCCGAAGTCACGCTCGGCATACTCTGTTCGGGCGCGATCAGCGCGCTCATCATGCCTTTGCGCGCGAGTACTGTATTCGCGGCGGGTTTGCGTCGCCGGGATGAAGATTTTAAAGCTTTCGCGGCAAACGTGCTTGGCCGCGGCGTTGGGCGAGGCGCGTTCGAACAGCGCTTTGGCGCGTGGGTGGATGAAACGATTGCCCTCGATGCCCAGCTCCGCTACGCCGCGTATGAGACGCCGGCCATGCGCGCGCAAAGCCGTCGTCTTGCGCGGCTCAACAGCGAATTCCTCGATGCCTGTGCGCGCCTGCATGCGTTGCATCAGTTGCTCAGGCGTGTGCTCGCGAGCGACGGCGCCATGCTGGTCACCGTCATCTCTACGCCGCTCGACGCACTCGCGATTCTCTTGCGGACGCACGACAGCTTTAACCACGAAGCCGAGTTCGCCGGGGCCTTGCAGCGCTTTCAGGCGGGTACGCAGGAGACCTTTCGCCTCGGACGAGCACGGATGGAATCAGACGCTCCCACGCTGCTGCCCGATTTCGATACCGCCGTCGAACTACTATTTCGTTTCGTCGATGACTTCGCTCGATACACTCGCACGCATGCTGCGTGGAAACACAACGAGTCGCTCGCGCTGCCTGACCGTGTAACTTATCCGCACATGGCGCGCACCCACGTGAGTGTCGTGCTCGCCTCCCTCGCGCGGACTGCAACGACGGTCGCGCTGATCGGCGGTTTCTGGATTGCGACAGCATGGCCCAGCGGCGGCATGGCCGTGATTGCGGCCACGCTGGCCTGCGGTTTGTGCGCGACCTCTGCACGGCCCTCCCGGCTCGCGCTGCAGATGGCTGCCGGTGCGGCGCTCGCCGTGGTCGTCGGCTGCGGGCTGACACGTTATGCATATCCCGCCATCGACGGTTTCGCGTTGCTATGCGCAGTCCTCGCGCCGGTCGTCGTACTCGGCACTTACGTGGCGTCGCATCGGCAAGCTGGCGGCTTCGGGACTGGTTTTCTCGTGTTCTTTTGCTTGCTCGCCGGACCGGACAATGTCATGAGTTATGCCCCTGAGACGCTGATGAATAACGGCGTTGCAGTGGTCCTCGCGTTGCTGGCCGCGTCGCTCTGCTTTGCGCTGGTATGTCCGCCCAATGCCGCATGGCTGGTTGAAAGAACTCAACGCGAGCTGCGGGCGCACGTGGCGCGCGCATGCGAAGCAAGGCTCGTTGGATTGAATCATCGCTTTCACGCAAGCACGCACGACTTGATGTACCAGTTGCGTGGCTTACTTGCAGATAGGTCGCGAGAACATCGGCGCGCGTTGAGATGGATGCTGGTGACACTCGAAGTAGGGCAGGCGGTTATCGATCTGCGTGAGGCGGCGTCAAGTGTGGCTTCAAGCGCGGCATCAGGCATCTCGATTGGTGAACACAGGCACGGGCACTTGGCCATGCAGTCCTTCCGGCAGGCCGTTTCACTCCTCTTCACCGCGCCAACCGATCAACATCGGATCCGGGCTCTTGGGGCCGTGGTATCCGCGCTCGAAGCGGCGCAACAAAGCCTTGGGTCATGTGTTGCGCATGGCCACGAGCGCGAGGTGCGGCGCATGGTGGCGTCGTTGCATTCGATTCGCACGGCGTTGCTCGATCGCGATGCACCGTTCAACCGCCGCTGA
- a CDS encoding head-tail adaptor protein, giving the protein MKLLKSALVAGSWFVLSTVYAQPAPVSATNRQAAQQDQRAVAIDTASAAVREAPQVPHAMRKPDECVGPASYCSLFFGGS; this is encoded by the coding sequence ATGAAATTATTGAAGAGTGCGCTGGTGGCTGGTTCGTGGTTTGTCCTGTCAACGGTGTATGCACAGCCGGCTCCGGTGAGCGCGACGAACCGCCAAGCGGCGCAGCAGGATCAGCGAGCGGTTGCAATCGATACAGCTAGTGCCGCAGTTCGCGAAGCGCCTCAGGTACCTCACGCAATGCGCAAGCCGGACGAATGCGTGGGACCTGCCAGCTACTGCTCACTCTTCTTCGGCGGAAGCTGA
- the ydiK gene encoding AI-2E family transporter YdiK translates to MTPRQPVDIARILFVIVILSALTIGSLYILRPFIPGLIWATTIVVATWPVMLAVQRRVGNRRWIATMVMLIILLFVIALPLYEAISTLALHAGDIMGTIKVLPSYALPPPPSWVGEIPLAGQRVAHEWQTLSDAGPGGLLAKLEPYLTIVARWMLGHAAAVGVFVIHMFVTIIIAGILYSQGEAAGRFVTRFATRLAAQRGAEAVKLAGLAIRAVALGIVVTAVAQSALGGIGLWIAGVPAAGILTAVMLMLCLAQIGPLLPLLGGVAWLFMHDATVAAILLLIWSVAVAMLDSLLRPVLIRRGVNLSMLLILAGVLGGMFAFGIVGLFVGPVILAVASTLLEAWMSEPAPIAVVDTTQANRVTTAGNPKNFS, encoded by the coding sequence ATGACCCCGCGTCAACCAGTCGATATTGCCCGCATTCTGTTCGTTATTGTCATCCTGTCCGCGTTGACAATCGGCAGCCTCTATATCCTGCGGCCTTTCATCCCGGGCCTTATTTGGGCGACGACTATCGTGGTTGCCACCTGGCCCGTGATGCTCGCGGTGCAGCGCCGAGTCGGCAATCGCCGATGGATAGCAACCATGGTGATGCTGATCATTCTGCTGTTTGTGATCGCGCTGCCGCTCTACGAGGCAATTTCGACGCTGGCCTTGCACGCGGGCGACATCATGGGAACCATCAAGGTCCTGCCCAGCTATGCACTGCCGCCGCCGCCAAGCTGGGTCGGCGAGATTCCGCTTGCCGGGCAGCGCGTCGCGCATGAATGGCAGACCTTGTCCGACGCCGGACCGGGCGGTTTGCTGGCGAAGCTTGAACCGTATTTGACGATCGTCGCGCGCTGGATGCTCGGTCACGCCGCAGCCGTGGGCGTGTTCGTGATTCACATGTTTGTCACAATCATTATCGCGGGCATTCTCTACAGCCAGGGTGAAGCAGCGGGCCGCTTCGTCACGCGTTTCGCAACCCGGCTTGCCGCTCAGCGTGGGGCGGAAGCTGTCAAGCTGGCGGGACTGGCGATTCGCGCGGTCGCGCTGGGGATTGTCGTAACAGCGGTGGCACAGTCCGCGCTGGGCGGGATCGGTCTGTGGATCGCTGGCGTTCCTGCTGCCGGAATCCTCACCGCGGTAATGCTGATGTTGTGCCTGGCGCAGATCGGCCCGCTACTGCCATTGCTCGGCGGTGTCGCGTGGCTCTTCATGCATGACGCAACCGTGGCCGCTATCCTGCTGCTGATCTGGTCGGTTGCGGTTGCCATGCTCGATAGTCTGCTGCGGCCGGTTCTGATCAGGCGCGGGGTGAACCTCTCGATGCTATTGATCCTGGCCGGCGTGTTGGGCGGCATGTTCGCGTTCGGGATAGTCGGTTTGTTCGTTGGGCCGGTGATTCTGGCGGTGGCGTCGACGCTCCTCGAAGCGTGGATGAGCGAACCTGCGCCCATAGCCGTTGTTGACACTACGCAAGCCAATCGAGTGACGACGGCAGGGAATCCGAAGAACTTCTCCTAG